The DNA region GCAGTATCATTGTACCTTTTTGGCATTATTCTGTGTTTGAGAGATGCTTGTgaaatactgttttatttttattgtctccacattcaaatgacatttttagatattttagacATGCCGGGTGTAGTCTGCAGTGTAGGATTTCATTGCTATTCACTACAAACGTTTTAATGGGCTGTCCCCTGTTTGAGAATCACACCTAGCCCCATTAAACTACtccccttctctctttctctctctgggaAACAAGGTGCTCACATATCCAGaggtcatctgttttttttttttttgtcagcactTTTCCAGTTGCTAGGAGTTGCCCGTCTTCTAGCTTACTAGGGAAATATTATTGACTTTATCCCAGGACACTGTATTCACTTTTTATTGCTCTGGTGCTCACAGAGCAATTGCTTCTGGGACACCATGCACAGAGACAGAGCATACCAGTTACTAGTGATACTCTGTGCAGAGGAGCTCTTCATCTGCCAGTCTGCTGCTGGTTCCTCTCTCTTCATTGTCACTGCCTGGTCTTAGCCCTGCATCTAGTACTCTTATGTCTTCTTTGATCTTAGATCTTGTCAGCTGGGAAAATCATTACAAGATGACGTTCATTAACTGGTTTAGATATaggctttaaaataaattttagtttGTATAATAGTGAGAGCACAAAACTAGGaagattagaaaaaaataattggacTTTGAGGAAAGCTTTTTAGAAATTTCAAATGATGTGCACATATTTCAATGATTCTTCTTTGCTTGAAAGCGGGCATCTTGAAATATATAGAAcgtttacttttactttattctCACATTTATTCTGACAGTAGGGTCATAAGAGCAAAATGAATAAGGAGATTATTTAGACATTCTTAAGTTTCTGAACTTAATTTTCAATTTCAGGTGAACTAAAGCAACACGCATaaggtacaacaacaacaacaatatttatttctatagcacattttcatacaaatgctgaAGTTTTACAAGATGTAGaaagaaatctttataaaaaacaaaagtaagattaggcaatactgcGTAGCAAAAATAAGGAAGGTTGATGGCTGGAagtagagaaaaaagaaaaaaaaactccagatggagtagagaaaaaaaatctgcaggggttccaaggccacaagattGCTCAGCTCCCAATGGGCCTTGTACCTAACATAAacaatctaaatcagtcctcatggttttcaggcttcacgtgaaagactttgatgatgatgttcatgtggacatctggggtaCTGCCTTTAGTGCATCAGTGTATGGACTGcaaggtgccttgatcaggtggtggtggcattgcagaacaaaaaagaacagcagagaaaagtaggaattagtacagattgtggagccatgaagaaaatgataattcaatgcatatatagTTTATCAGGGGTACACTAAAATGtaactatgagaaagccatgttaaaataatgggttttagcagttttttaaaaatgctctgctgtattagcctggcgaatttctatttgTAAACTATTCCAGAGTTTagctgcataacagcagaaggctgccttaccgcttcttttaagtttaactcttggaattataagcaaaccctcatttgaagatctaaggttatgatctggagtgtaaggtgacaggcattccaaaatataggacagagattatttaatgctttgtaaaccATTCGCAGTACTTTAacagtcaattctgaatggcacaggtagCCAATGTAATGCCATCAAaattggagagatgtgctcagatttacttttcctagttaagattctggtagCTGCATTTGCACTAGTTGCAACAGATTGATGTATTTCTTGGGTAGTCTttagaggagtgtgttacagtaatctagtcaactaaaaaaaaagctttaactaATTTTTCAGTATCTTATAAAGTTATAAGGGatataacttttgctatatttcttaagtgaaaaaaccatgtcctggtaatctgattaatatgtgatttaaaatgtaggtcagagtcaataattaccttTAAATTCTTTGCCTCCATCTTGACTTTCAAGCCTAAAAGATCAAGATTATTTCTTATACCCTCACTATATCAATTTTTGCCAACAACTAagattatttagtttgagaaaatgactactcatccattcagaaacacaaataagacatttGGTCAGTGAACTAAGAGAGATGGATTCATcagatgctattgataaatacagttgtgtgttacCTGCACAGCTGTGGTTGCTCACGTTATGCCTCAAGATAATcagacctaatggaagcatgaaaattgagaagagcagtggacccaggatagatccttttggaacaccatatagaatgtcATGTGTCTCCAAATTATAATTAccttaagtaacaaagaatatcCTACCTGTTAAGAAAGACTGAAACCATTCGCAGTACTCTGAACTTtaagcctctgtctgcattaaaacacaagtcatttactactttaaccagtgcagtttctgtactgtgatttgttctaaaacctgactgaaacttatcaagaatagcatgtttattcaagtgatcatttagctgcataatgactgcattTTCTAGAATTTTAATTAAAGATGGGCAGTTTAGAAATAgatctaaaattgtcaaaaacagaagaggcaagattatttttcttgagcaggggtttaacaacagcagtcttaagacagtctgagaAGACCCCTAATCTAATGTAATGATGAATTTATTGTATCGAGTACACTATCGATTAGCACAtgggatacttctttgaaaaagcttgttggtattgggtcaagggtgCTAGTGGAGGGTTTCAGATGATAAATTATTCTATATGGATTGGGTAAATCTATCTTGGTGAAacaatttaatttgcttaaaatggaatatCATGATTTAATAGGATCAACTTTGAGgtgatgtactatgttatttctaatatcatttattgtgtgtttaaaaagcctcacaagtttcattggaatttttttggaggcattccattgagtgacctgtgTTTATCAAATGATCAActcttggattaccagcattattatttataatttaagagAAGTAGCaccgcctctcaagacagactatgctgttgtattctgttatttcagccttcaatatttcatagtgaactatcaatttagtttttctccttTTATGCTCAGCTGTccagcatgttttctttaaatcagacactctttgggtgttccatggaataacagtactggAGGCTTTTCAGGAGCGACTATGTCAGCGACAGCTCTCACTTTAGCATTAAAATTTTCTAACTATTGTAATAAGCACTACAAACAGACATGttgtttagaatattagcaaacTTTGAAGCTGCTGATCCATCAAAaaagcgtttttaacaaaatgcttttcTATAGTTGTAGCTCTCAATAtttctacattaaaaaataagaaaaaacgtCTGATAAACCGATATCTGCAATCTGCTTCACATCAAATTTTAATCCTTTATTAATCACCAAATCCaacatatgaaaattaaagtcgccaacagtaaggaacctgtcatagttagttattataattgacactaagtctgagaattcctcaatgaaagacgcattatatttaggaggtctatagaCAGACAacactagaaactgagaaactcatTGAAAAATcccactcccacttggacagaggcagtagtgcagtaagaattatgtttctggatttctttagcaccttcaacaccatccaacctatgctgacagagatgggagtagattcatacctggtgtcatggatcgtgcactatcttacagacagacctcagtatgtatgTTTCGGGAACTGcaaatctgacattgtggtcagcagcacaggattGCCTCAGGGGACtttgctttctccagtcctgttcagacTATATATATCGGATTTCCAATataactcagagtcctgccacatgcaaaagttcgctgatgacactggtattgtgggctgcatcaggagtgggcaggaggaggagtataggaacctaatcaagaactttgttaaatggtgcgactcaaaccacctacaactgaacaccagcaaaaccaaagagctggtggtggatattAGGAGGCCCACGCCCCTCACGGACCCCGTGATTATAAGAGGgtactgtgtgcagagggtacagacctataaatacctgagagtgcagctggatgataaactgtactggactgccaatactgatgctctgtgcaagagaggacagagccgactatacttccttagaaggctggtgtctttcaacatctgcaataagatgttgcagatgtgcTATCAAACGGTTgtgacgagtgccctcttctacgcgttggtgtgctggggaggcagcataaagaagagggacacctcacgcctggacaaactgtggaggaaggcaggctctattgcaggcaTGGAACTGGatggtttaacatctgtggcggggagacgggcgctgagcaggctcctgtcaatcatggacaatccactgcatccactgaacagtttcatctccagacagaggagcagcttcagcaaaagactgctgtcactgtcctgctccactgacagactgaggagatcaatcctcccctacactatgcgactcttcaattccactgggGTCGGGGGAGGTAAACGGTAACATTATACAatattattgactgttatacctgcctcgtaCTCTCCACCTTGCACTGTTTAACCTACATtgtgtttttatcactctttaattaatattgtttttatcagtatgctgctgcgggagtatgtgaatttcctcttgggaattaatgaagtatctatctatctatctatctatctatctatctatctatctatctatctatctatctatctaataacaatggcaagatactcaaaagatgTGAATGTACCAAAgccgacatctttacactttaacagGCTTGAATAAATATTTGCCAACCAGCCACCTTTCTTGCCTTGGcaaatgagtaaaactgtaatacGATGGTGCAGATTCAGCCacaccatcagagctaagccacgtttcatttaatgtaagaaaaattattttcctaTCAGTAATAAGATCATTGATGTAAAACATCTTGTTGGTTAACactttaacatttaataaagccatatttaagGTCTTGGAAGAGCAGAGTTAAATTGGCAGAGTGTTACGGTTGCTCGAAATGgtaattatgttatttgtattaaTGCTGTATcatgcagattttttatttaatccataatCTATTGTTATAGTTTTAAGACAGTGCACATCTAGAGttgaaatggtaattaaattatttgcatttatgctGCATTTTCAGGGTTTTTTTACTTAGGCTGAGTTTGGTTATTATAGTGTTAATGCAGTGCACATTTGAGGAAGAGTTTACTACAGAGTTATCAAATCCTAGCAAGGCATTATGGAAAGGATTTGGATTTAAATTACAGTACATAGTCAATAGAGACAAATTACCTTACAGATGTTTTCAGAGAAGACCCAGATGCCGAATTTATTAGGATGCAGATCACCTCGCCTGAAGAAACACGGCCTCTCCCACAAGAGATCCCAGTTGTCCACGAAACTGATGTTTTGTCCTTCACAGAAGCTTTTCAACCAGTTGTTTAATGCCAGCAGATGActttagtattcatttgatcTTCTAGCCAGAGATAAAAGGCACAAAATGAAGGTTCTTGCAGCTGGGGTCCTATCTTTTGTGGCATTAATAAGTGCTACGTAATCCGCCTTAAGAACTGCTGACTGTCAGTATCCCACGTAGTTTACCCTGGCATGTATTACGATGGTCCTGACATGCCAACTGTCGGCATGGTGGGGGAGCAGAGAGGGTCGAACCAGTTCCTGATGGAGATGCTTGTCTGAGCCGATGGAGGTGATTTATCCTTAAACCCCcacctgcaaagctgaaactggCCATTCCCTCGTTGTCATCATTATCCCCTCTAATGGGCAGGTGGGTAAAACTCATTTGAAAGTGAGCAGTACAGCATGGAGTGAAAGTTTCTGAATCGTGATGAGCTTTGAAAATTTCGGCTGCAGGAGAGGACTCTTTCAGCAGGCAAGCCTTCAGTTCCCTCAGGTGTGTCTGTTTGGTTAGGAATTGCTGACAATCGGGTTCTTGAGAATCCAGAGTTCTTCAACAACGTGCTGCATCTCACCGTTAGCCACTACCCACTTCCgcttctgctttgtgccctaggaaagaaagagagagagagagacagaaagtcaTTAAACATTGACAGCATTTCTATTGACCAAAGAATTAACTAAATCTCACACCCACATTTTCTCCTACTTATCAAGATTGAATTTGCCAGCCagtctttggattgtaggagaTAACTGGAGTAAAGTAAGTGATGCTCACAGACATGCAGGGAGGGAAGTGCAGTCAACCTTCACATAGGCAGTGATTCAAACAAAGGTCTCTGTAGCTCTGAGGAAATCATTGCTacattctttttacattttagttaatttaaagtaatTACAATTTAACCAGAAGTAGTGATTAAACTCTCAGAACTCTATAGTAAATAATTGTGATGATggttctacagtatattattcacATTATCTCCACCTTAATACATGCCAATAATGCTTTCTGAGTAATAACAACATACAGAACATTTTCTGTGTTAATGAATACAAAGAGAGTATAAGAAACACAACTATCATaaaaccaaaacacacacatttgcaTTTTTAGCACATCTAAGCAGTAATTGAGTGCCCTGACTATCAGAGAAACGCATTAGCTAACATTTTCCTTATCACACACTCCCtaaattttcaactttttttatcacatttaatttttttctgttttgtctccATTCCTACTGCAAATGATAACTCAATGTACAAATATTTCCTTTTTGAGCTGCATTCATAGCTCTTCTTGGAGTGGGTTTCACTAGTGCATCTTGTTAGCCTGACATATTttctaatttataaaaaaataccatAAACAGCAGAGATTTTAAGTTTGAAGCTGTATATTTAGTATAGTCTGTCAGAAAATGTGAAGAATGACACATTAGTCTTTCTGAAAACCATTGAACTATCACTGACATAGTGCataatgaaaaatcattttttgcatttttgtatcACTAGTTTATCATTCCAATAATGGAAGAATGCTGTATCTTTAGCAACTAAATCTTGTTATTATAGCTTTGTTCTCTTCAACCTCTACAGGGACAACCAGCAATTCTTTTAACTATGGTGATGAATGttatcttattattaatattagtatcatcttaaattaaaaaggaaattgtTGCACTTTTCTGAAGATCATTACATGCTACAAAtgtgacagtcagtcagtcagtcatttcccaacccgctatatcctaacgcagggtcacaggggtccgctggagccaattccagccaacacagggcgaaaggcaggaaaaatccccggacagggtgccagcccatcgcagggcacacacacacacacacacactaggaacaatttaggactgccaatgcacctaacctgcatgtctttggactgtgggaggaaactggagcacccggaggaaacccacgcagacacggggagaacatgcaaactccactgaggagggatccgggaagtgaacccaggtctccttactgtgagacagcagcgctactactgcaccaccgtgccaccccaaaatGTGACAGTTTAGTAAAATTTATGATGACATATAAAACATAATCCAGCAACCTAGAAAGTATGATTTTACAGAAATGTTTCAAATGTTTATACAATACCAGTATTAGTGAAATGTGTCTGAATGGACTCTTAGACCTTTTGCTGTGGGGATACTGTAACCCTCACATGGATGTTTATCACCATCACCTGCCACCTTTAATAAGCCAGCCAGCTGCAGTGAAAGTGCTGGGATTAGCAAGGGAAGCAAGAAATGAGGTGGAGAtggtttaatattgttttagtaTCTTCTGTTCAAGTTGTTCATTGTGGACTCTGCATTATTAATGACTCATTCAGGTTCTGTGAAGCAAAAAAGTTTAGTAGTTTGTATTACTGAAATTGTCTTATTATTGCTTAAAACAAAGTTGATTTCATCCAAAAAACAACACTACATCTAAAAAAGGTCTCCACAAAGGATTATTTTGTGGATTTATTTTGCCTCATTTATAGCATTTTAGtgtcacaattaaaacaattaatttgaagtaaacaCACTCAACCAGGCATTCTTTCTAATTTAGCATTTCTTTTGATAGAAACTGATAATAGCAATGGAAGATTTTTCTGGATAAACATAAGAATGACCTGGAGCAGTGCACAGAACTACTGTCAAGTGTACTACACAGACCTGGCAAGCATTAGAAATGAGAGTGAAAATAATGCAGCAATggagaaaatacaaaacattacCTCCTGGATTGGTCTGTTCAACAACCCCTGGAAGTGGTCTGATGGGCAGGACTTCACATTTCAAAACTGGACTCTTCAACAAGCAAACATATATCAGAACAATGAAACCTGTGTGAAAGTAACAAACAATGGAGACTGGAAGGCAATTGATTGTAGTACTAAGGAGCCCTTCATCTGCTCAAACAGTAAGGTTCTTTGCTTTTTGaaagttaaaatgttattttgtacatatatttaaaaaagttaacAGGTGATCTCAAGTTaaataacataaatggaaaaGTGTATTAATTAATTTCACTCTTATACTGTAGTGCATATCTCAAAGGTGTACTAAAGTGTATAAAATTAAACAGCTCATTGATTGTTCTTGCCATATAAGGTATGTGTGGcttaaaagattaataaaaatagtCACAATcttagcattttaaaatgtattgcactTATTTAATGTGAAAAACACTCTTTAGATCTTAACACATAATTTTGAACTGAACTGGCTAATGATCAGAGTACCAAAAATCAAAATAGTTTCAGTCCCCTTTATTTGTAAGTGTTgtgtataaatacataaaatagacaacaaatggaaaatgtattaCAGTTTTAATCAAATGCAAATTCAAAACAGAGTTTGCTGTAATGACACGATTTTTTCTTGCCAAATCATTTGtaatacattatatacagtagtacgtATGAATAATGTCTTACCTTTAATGGGTGAGAGTGTTTTTAACATTGAAGTTCTGAGCATTCACACACTCTTGAAATGCATTTCTCTCTGTTCCTCTTTATGTTTTCTGTTAAGGCTCGGTCTGCACTGTAGTGGACATGTGGCTGCTTCACAGATTCAGCTTCTTTTGTTCCAATTCCACATTTGGTTGTTCTCTGTGTATCTTgcactttctttctttgtctttcccTTCCATAACTACAAAGACGGTTGACTGATGATTCCAAATGGATCCTTGTGATGGAttggctggtggaacaagctgcaaTCCACCTTCCCAAAagaaccctgaattggattaaataagtTTGAGAATTGGATAGCAATGACTGCATCtcactgaaaaaagtatttttcaaaatggctttgaaatgcattatatagcaccttttagaATGATCCATATACCCTTGTGTTTACCATAGAGGAATTATTTCCTACTGAGAGAAAAGCTTTACTGTTGGAAGTCAAAAACATTTAAGATACTTAATCAACTTATTCTTATACATCAGAAATATTTTACATTCCAAGATGGCTTACTGACTTTTGATGTTTTCAAAAATTACAGGATGGTCAGGTTTTTGCCAGTTCTAGAAGAGTAACAACTCTTATTGTTCACgcaattaactttatttttgaacTAACTGATCgttactttatatagcacctttgacaGTATTAGCAGAAGCACTTAAAGCAACCAACACCTTTACACCAAAGGGGAAGAACTGATACCAGAATCAGACAGATAAGTACAGCAATCAAGTGaatacttttcattt from Polypterus senegalus isolate Bchr_013 unplaced genomic scaffold, ASM1683550v1 scaffold_3536, whole genome shotgun sequence includes:
- the LOC120520074 gene encoding macrophage mannose receptor 1-like isoform X1, coding for MSFENFGCRRGLFQQASLQFPQVCLFETDNSNGRFFWINIRMTWSSAQNYCQVYYTDLASIRNESENNAAMEKIQNITSWIGLFNNPWKWSDGQDFTFQNWTLQQANIYQNNETCVKVTNNGDWKAIDCSTKEPFICSNTIMNAIFINKSSTWEEALDYCTKNNSTLISISSQVEQDAIAALVNTTNSTSVWLGLRQSRLFGFWFWIDEKPLSYEQWVNGSPSQLPASSPCAVMSQANNFSWINVSCSETYSFICRYK